The sequence aataatactaatacttaataataataataataataataataataataataataataataataataataataataataataataataataataataataaaaataataataataataataataataataataataataataataataataataataataagaaaactacctcaaagctttcctaaaaaaaatatgccatgaacgggactcgaacccgcaacctctcgctaacccgccAACACCCCAAACCATTCCTCTGTGTCCTTATTATCTGAATTAAATCCTATCCTATAATTATATAATTCGTTTCTTTCTGTTCATCTCCTTCTTCAATAACACAGTCGACCAGAGCCCAAATTGGCAATAACAATCACCCACTAAATTTGTTTTCGGATTCCTAACTAAAAAGAAACGACTAATGGTTGACTGgattttaaaacagaaagaaaaaaataacAGAAACCAGTTGTAGCAGCTTCACGATGACGATGAACATTTAAAAATCAATTTTAAAATTAGAACTGTTttagatgatgattataaaatAAAATGTGTTCTAAATCATTCCTTTAAACTTTCTGGACTATCAATTGATCCCTAAACATCGAAACCATTCCGAATTTCTCTGTGAACActtaagttgacttttaaaattgaaactttgactcgaaaatttgactTTGATATGACGAATTGGACATTGAAAACTAACAGATAGTTTAAatggacgattcctaacaagactgcatttttagattttgaagattgaaTCGAAATCGATTTTTGGCTGAAAAGTTATAGAACAGAGGTACTCGGCATTAAAATTTCTGTTTAATTTAATAATTCGAAGTTGTTTAAAAGTTGTAATTGATAATGAGTGTGGTAAACTGAATGAGTTACTCAATAATTGGAATTGATTGATTTATATAAACTGAATGGGTGTCGACATGATCACAGATAACagaaacatatatataaaaaaaatataaaagctgaTAAAAAAACAGATATGATCGACTTAAAATAATTAAAGGCAGATTTGGAGATCATGATTcagataaaaaaattaaaaagcagaTCATGATTAATTTAAAAAAATCAAATGTAGTTCACAATTttagaaaaaaattaaaagcaggtaacaaatatataaaaaaaaaattaaaagcagatttAAAAATAATCAGgagattaaaataaaaaaatatactggTGGATCAGGATCACGTTTAAGTAAAAAATTAGTAcatatcttttgactttttaatttatttttaattgatattaatattaataataatactaataataataattatattaataataataataatactttttaatattattaagagtaataaaaatactaataataataacataaataataataatataaatgacaaaattattaataatatcaataaaaataatactagtaataataataataataatgataactataataataataatgatttttaatgatattggtaataataattatgataataatattaataatcataataataactaaagtcataattttattactaattataataataatgataataataatattatcaataatattagtaatattgataataatataacagattaaatgtataaattttcatatctagatattatatataattatctatatatacatatctttttacaaataattgttcgtgaatcgtcaaaggttaattgaattcttgaaaatagttcaaaaattttgatagtcgggataacagactttgtttatcgtgtcagaaatctGAAATTATATAGAgattttggttcaaaataagtcaaaaaaatttcgggtcatgACAAGATCTGTCCTTCTACTTCATGaaaaaaacaggtgcgccccatggCGATGAACTCGgccgaataaatccacggtccagcagttcctgcagttgactctacaactcttgcagttcggaaggtgcaagtcgataaggtgcgcgagctaccggtgtagctcctggcactagatcaatctgaaactccactgatcgcggCGGGGGTAATCCcgacaattcttctggaaagacgtcgggaaattcgttcacaattcgtacatcattcacgcttttctcctcagtttctaacttcttcacatgcgcTAAAACAACAAAACACCCCTttttcatgaccttttgtgccttcatgtaactaataaggttcagctttgggctacgtctctccccgtaaacaattagtggctcaccatcttcgcgaggtatgCGAAGAATCTTCTTCCCACAGATAACTTCTGCTTTTACCTtgaacaaccagtccataccgactatcacatcaaagctccccaacttaatgggtatcaaatcaatctcaaaattcacaccagctaagtttattataccttctcggccaatttggtcaactttctcttgTTTcctattggctacctcaacaagaatactctcctccaaaggaactaacgaccaatctatcttagagcaaaagtgtctacatacataacttctatcggtaccagtattaaacactcgttgaatgctagcgcgactagcccgagttgggatgtcaaaccctatggatccatatctaagattcgcgttcaccggttcataaaccaatgactaaatgttaccgacctaaggggaatctttgtgccgttatgtcgcccacacatatataaagtttaagtactcgtgtctagtatgtaaaacataaaaagcgcatgtattcttagtcccaaaaatagttaaagtaaaaagggagctataactcacaatgaatgtgcggtaaaagttgatatgaaaagtatgcaaatagtaagtcggtccgaaaggtcctcaacctaagtcaaaggttactaagtcagtatattgtccccaaaagtttaaaagtgaataatttaagccttaagtatcatcatcatcatcattcgtaaaagataaagtaagttttcaacaagaatagagatcgaaacaaaaggctgacttcggagagctgctacgacctctatacaaaccaaaaagacgcgtggtcagtggccaaggctctgtatgtgagtccttaTACCGCTATCAAATTTTcatatcctaactcgatgtcgtttgaccgtggcgacggttcaagcgcgagtaggtcagaattttcagcacgtcgttacaaaggcgtagtgattttcggaagcctataaatcctaaaccatatatcggatttaggcgagtcttgaacgaaaattcatctactcgaaacgaaatatctgaaaatcaactttccagaagtcctaAGAGTCTGATCAAACCCCGAAAAAccataaacaagtgctccggtgggtttcttggtgcttgatgctcatcacggttgtcatccttgatgcgtgtaagcttcaagtgtacaactctttgatgttttagcatcactttaaccaagtttcaaccatcaacacacaactaagattaaaagctaacattctacaagttttgaacatcaaggttgtctctttattgcataaacacaataaagcttcaacctttgtccttttgacaaaagtttatgcatcttcatcatatgagatgatgaagacttgatttttatcaccataaaaatcataaaaggttccaagtaagtgagatctacaataataacttagatctcaagtattaagaaaccctaagctagaaagcttggatttttacaagattaatgagaccttaagctagaaagctaagatctagtaaaagtaatgagacaataagctaaaaagctaagatctaaacaaaataatgaaaccctaagctagaaagcttggatctttaatgttcttgaagatccttaaagcaaaaagctagatctacaagttacatgaagattataaacacaagctttgatcttttaacaaaaacaaagtgatcttaagctataaagcttagatccatcaaagtaatgaagatccaaagctagaaagcttgaatttttcatgttcttgaaggattcaaatcaaagtttgaatctacaagatataaccaGATCAAAaaactaaaaagcttgatcctttaatgatgatgatgatgtcaaaaataaagaaggaaaaagaagaagaaaatcaagaaacttacaagtttcaagtgtgagaaaaactagagagaatattagagagcaagtgtgtgtaaaatgagaatgagatcaagtgtgaaatgggagaaataagcttgatatttatagtggtgatgGGGTGGGTTGGCCGTGGGttttggggggacaagggggacaaccttttgctttttgcatggtggtggtctaaaggtggtgcttgttgttgggatcccatgcaacatgtgtggtaatggttaacaaaaatgctagtatgttggctcatattaatgggtttttgtcttacattttaatgggtcataatcttattaaagttgggctaatttaagagtccattagctagagtagggtgggcttaagtccaataaggtagaaagtccattaagactaactagtgtgcattagtaaattactaagtttAATTAAGCAacaaataagccaagtaattgtcattagaaattaacaattagttttacgtagtcataatattccaattatgaccaaaattaatcgtgtacagagtacatagctcgttctaaacgtcaagtgacactaacggtcataaaagcattcgaggatcaagtttagtaactacgtacttaataacacgttttaaaatataaacgaaagtaattaacatgaataatgatcccagaatataagtaCGCATAaatacacagtttcgtgaaagtaataagcacaaaaatataagtcgaaaaagtcgggtcgttacatagcgCACATTTACTTGCGCCTGGAGTGTTAGAGTGTGAGATCTGCGCACAtatggtgcaagtgtgatgcgTAACACGAGTCAattgggtatgcgtatcattaagtcccctcaGTTCCATATTATGCGCAAGCATTGTGCATGGTGTCGAACTCAGCTACTACTAACTTCATAGCAGGTGTGACATGACAACCATCACATCACCTGTTCCATTGCATTAAATCTATCTTTCTTTGCCGTACATGTTCTGACACATGTACGGTCAAGATCATTTACCTTCGTCCTTTCTCCTTCTATAATTAGAGCTTTCCACATTCATTTTCTACTttcttcattttcatttttttagCATGGCTTATTGCGCTGATTCATCCAATGTTGGTTCCATTCCTTCATCCATCTCATCTGAATATGTAGTGCATCTCGCGACGCGCTACCCTCCCATGAGGTCATTGTCGCATGTAGTTCCTGGTCGTTCCGACCGAGCCAATCGCTCTCCCGGTGGGAAGGTGGCCGTGTATAGTGTGGTTTTTGAGCGAGGAAATCTGCGCCTTCCGCCCACAAATTTCTTCATGCGCGTACTTTCACACTTCAATATAGGATAGCGCTTGTCACCTCATTACATTCCTGATGTGGTGCAAGGTGCGTGATTTTATTCCTACCGTTAATATGTTTAAGAACATATTTTCATTTGAGCGACTTGATACGGGCTGGTTTGCTTTTTACGACAATATTCGTTTCACTGGTGAATCGACGGAGGAAAGCCCACCAGATTGGAAGGAGTGCTATTTCTTTGTGGATAACACCTTTATTCCTTCAGAGTTTTCGAATGTGGCTTCCTGGCAGTATGGTTTTGACAGGAGTTTAAATTCAACGCCTCCCTTAAGTTCAAGCGAGCAATCAATGTTGGACAAATGCGTGGGCCGCGCTCTTCCATTACGTGCGTACAGTAATAACGTGCTATATTCTGGGGGAATATCCAAGCATTGGCCGCACCCCAACTATTATCCTCACTTTAGCCGCCATCTTCAAGGTATGCGGAACCTTCAATTCTTCCTTCTTCTACTTTTTTCTTAACGGCTTTTTGTATCTTGGCAGCGATTCCCTTTTTCGAGTATCTTGAATTTTCTTCTTCTACGTCTGTGGCAGTTGACTGCATGCCTTTGGGGAAAGGCTTCTCAGCTAAACGTCCTGTTGCTGTTGCTTCCGCTTCCGGCGCTTCGcgcaagaaaaagaagaagaaagctaTGGCGCAGTATGCCGATTTGCCAAAGCGGTGTCCTCGCGGGAAGTTTGTTCCCTTACATGGCGACGCGTCTGCTCAAAGGAAGCGTAAGAGGCCAACTACTTCTTCGTCAAAGCGCGCTCGTACTGATATGGTTATTATTTCCTTTATTGTGTGATTTGCTTGTGTTAATCGTTATTTACCCTTATCCTTTTCTGACAGGTACCGGGCGTGGGTGTAATGCGGAAGGGGGCGTGAACCGATCTCGCCCGTCCCCCATTCAGGTGGATAGTGACTCCTCCGTTGAGAAACAGAGCCCCACATCGGCGAACTCTGATATGGGTAATAGCGCCCGGAGCCCTGGGTCGAGCAATGGGTCTTCTGGCGACGAGATGTCAATAATGAGGGACACAATGATGAGCCTTTACGGTAAACTTGAGCGGGCGCAACAAGCCAATAAAAAGGCGCAAGCGCAACTAGACCGCGCCAATCGTCGAAACGATGATAATGAGAAGACTATTTTCGCGCTTAGGGATCAGTGTGCTGATTCGAAGCGACGAGCGAAATCTGCTGTTCATGAGTTAGGGGTACTAAAGGCAGGTCTTCCCCGCATAGTGGACCATGCTATGAACAGTGACGTCGTAAATGATCGATATGAGAAAGCCTTGAAAGCTATACAGGATGTTGAGTGCCTTCACTTTTGGGATATTATAAAGAGGCATATTCAGATGCCTGCCGTCCTTCCCAAGGCTATTAAAGAATGTCTTATACCTGACGCGCGTGAGAAAGCTTGGGAAGCTTGTAAAGCTTTACGCCATATTCCTATTCCTCGCCTAGAGGAGTTACTGCGCGATCCACAAGTGACGGTGCAAGACTTAGTGGATTCTAAGTTGTAGGTTTATTTTGTAAAATCATAATGTGTCATGGCGCATGTAATATTTTGTAACGTGCATTTTTTATGAAATAAAAGTACACTTATCGTGATATGATGTTTCTGTCGTATAAGTCGCTTTCATGGCTACTTTCGTTATCGATAACCTTTTTTGATTTATACACTTGGCGTATCGTTGCAAGCCTTCACGTGTATTGATGTGTACTCAATACACACTTAGATCGCACCTCTGTAGTCGCGTCAAAGAGTCTTCCAAACGTTAGTTTGGGACTGTGGTCAAGAGCGACCAACGCTTCTTTTTGTTTATAGTCATGACTCGTAGATCCCTAGGTCTTCTCGGGTGGAACTAGGTCAACCCAATGACCGTAGATCTCCGGTAGATAGTCTAGCCTGTCGCCAAACAGACTTCTACCGCACGGGAGCTAGTGAAAGTCATCCCTTGAAGAGGCAGGAACGCGCTAGTATGTTACTGTGCGCGTGCAGTTTAAGTCAAGTAGCTATTCTGCTTTTAAAGGCACAAGAAATAATCGACTGAAAATGACTTGTTGCTTTAATATAATCGAAAAACAATTTTACAATATCGCAGTACACGGTCGTCTTACTAAGGCACGTTCTTTTAGTAATTACATGAAAATCTAAACAAAGTAGGTGAGTGATCAATTCTTCTAATTTCTATATTACATGTAGCATTTCTTAAGCGCGGTAGCATGCTAGGTCCGCTTGATTGGATTGCCCTTAAGCTCTGCCAGTTTGTAAGCTCCAGTGTTACTGATTCCAATGACCCTGTAAGGTCCCTCCCAATTTGGCCCTAACTTTCCTGTGTTTTGGGCTCTACTCGCCCGGTTGTCACGCCATACAAGATCTCCTACCTTGTATGTCCTTGCTCGCACGCGCTTATCGTAATATTTTGCTATGCGCTGCTTATTGGCGGCTTCGCGGATCACCGCCATTTCCCTGCGCTCCTCCGTATAATTCAGATTGGTGCGCAACTTTTCGTCATTTTTTCCTTCGCTGTAGGACAGAATCCTTTCTGTTGGGACGGTTATTTCAACCGGGATTACCGCTTCCGAACCGTACACTAAACTGAACAGTGTTTCTCCTGTGCTCCTCTTGTGTGTTGTTCTGTGCGCCCATAGGACTTTAGGTAATTCAACCCATCCACTGCGCTTCATTCCTAATCTTTCCTTAATGGCGTGCACAATATCCCTATTCGTGACCTCACATTGGCCATTAGCCTGAGGGTGCGCGACAGAGGTAAAGCGATGTTTGATGTTCAAATCCTGACACCAGCTGCGAAAGGGTTGCCTTCAaattgtgtaccgttatcactaacaatttcgttaGGTACGCCGAATCTGCATACGATGCTTTCCCAAAAGAAATATTTAATCTGTTTACTGGTGATGGTGCGCAGTGGTTTTGCTTCTACCCATTTGGGTGAAGAAGTCGATAGCAACCACTAGATATTCAGCGTTTCCCACGCCCTATGGGAAAGGTCCCACTATGTCAATGGCCCATTTTCAAAACGGCCACAGCGATGTGATAGGTATCATAGGGTGCTGTGGCGCCCTACTAATGGGTGCATGCAGTTGGCATTCTTGGCAAATTCTTATCCGTTCCGCCGTATCAGCGTACATTCGGGGCCAATAGTACCCTAGTCGCTTGATCCTCTCAGTAACCGTCCTTGATCCAGAATGTAACCCGCACGATCCCTTGTGAATCTCATCGATGATCACAGCGGCTTCTTTAGGTCCTACGCAGCGTAGTGATGCGCCCAAATAAGATTTTCGATATAGGATTTCTCCTATCAGTTCATAATTTGGCGCTTTCACTCTAATCTTCATTGCTTCCTTCTCATCATCAGGTAGGGATCCAGTGCACAGGAATTCTATAATGTCTGTCATCTAAGTTGCTTCTTCTTCCTCCATAGATGCAATCGTTGTCTCCGGTTCAATGGATTTCTTAAAAACTTGCTCCACTAATATCTTCTTTTCCAGATGGTTGAAGGTGAGAGCTGCTAGCTTACTGAGTACATCCGCTTGTTTGTTTTAACTCCCGGGGATTTGACTGATTTTGAAGTCGATAAACGTATCTGCCAGAGAATGGACCAGAGCCAAGTTTGATTGCATGGACTTGTCATTGGCATCGAACGTGCCATTTATCTGATTAGTGACCAGCTGTGAATCCACATAGGCTTGTAGCCTTTTTACTCCTAATTCTCGGGCTATACGCATCCCTGCCAATAGCGCTTCGTactctgcctcattgtttgtcacCTTAAAGTTGAATCGCAACGCGTAAGTATGCTCTTCCTGATGTGGACCTGTGAGGATTAACCCTGCGCCAGCGCCCTCAGAGCTTGCTACGCCGTCGGTATAGAGCTCCCACAGTTCGATAGGGGGCGTGGGAAGTTGCTCAGGGTTACAAATTACCGGCATATTAGCGGCCGTTTCGGCCAAATAATCGGCCATCACCTACCCCTTATAGCGCTTCTAGCGCAGTACGTAATTTCATGCTCGCCTAGCTCTATTGCCTATTTAGTCAGCCTGCCTGATATCTCTGGTTTATAGAGCAACTGCCGAATAGGTTGATCAGTGAGTACTGTAATCGGATGTGCTTGGAAGTACCTGCGTAAACGCCGAGCAGTAACGACAAGCGCATATACAAGTTTTTCTATGGGGAGATAGTTCAACTCGCTTCCTGATAGCGCTTTACTGACGAAGTATATTGGCATTTTGGCGTCTCCCCGTTCGGCAACTAAGACGGAACTAACAGCTTCCTTAGACACCGTAAGGTAAAGTATCAGGGTTTCACCCGCAATTGGCGCTGTTAGTGTGGGGAGATTTTTGAGGAGCACCTTCATCACCTGGAATGCCTTTTCTGTCCGTCCATTTGAAATTCGACTTTTTAGCGCAGTCTTTCAAGGTATGAAAGAACGGGAGCGATCTTTCAGCGGCCTTAGATAGGAATCGCGTCAATGCAGCTAATTTTCCATTGAGGATTTGAACTTGCTTTTTTGTTTTAGGGGAGGGCATCTTTTCAATTGCTTCTATCTTCTTCGGGTTAGCCTTGATTC comes from Rutidosis leptorrhynchoides isolate AG116_Rl617_1_P2 chromosome 4, CSIRO_AGI_Rlap_v1, whole genome shotgun sequence and encodes:
- the LOC139842994 gene encoding uncharacterized protein is translated as MTDIIEFLCTGSLPDDEKEAMKIRVKAPNYELIGEILYRKSYLGASLRCVGPKEAAVIIDEIHKGSCGLHSGSRTVTERIKRLGYYWPRMQPFRSWCQDLNIKHRFTSVAHPQANGQCEVTNRDIVHAIKERLGMKRSGWVELPKVLWAHRTTHKRSTGETLFSLVYGSEAVIPVEITVPTERILSYSEGKNDEKLRTNLNYTEERREMAVIREAANKQRIAKYYDKRVRARTYKVGDLVWRDNRASRAQNTGKLGPNWEGPYRVIGISNTGAYKLAELKGNPIKRT
- the LOC139842995 gene encoding uncharacterized protein, which translates into the protein MADYLAETAANMPVICNPEQLPTPPIELWELYTDGVASSEGAGAGLILTGPHQEEHTYALRFNFKVTNNEAEYEALLAGMRIARELGVKRLQAYVDSQLVTNQINGTFDANDKSMQSNLALVHSLADTFIDFKISQIPGS